The proteins below are encoded in one region of Engystomops pustulosus chromosome 8, aEngPut4.maternal, whole genome shotgun sequence:
- the LOC140076119 gene encoding olfactory receptor 6P1-like has product MTIGSHPAKHHPRVSYAGKLNYICYTTVVIPNLLYILLSGDDLLSVTQCFSQIYFFIACASAEVTLLFVMGFDRLTFNKVVSIKNFFCDIMDIFNASCGGSNEFNILIYADLVVFGLFPVFCNVLSYVNIVRVIVRIKSKKGRRKTFSTCLSHLIVMTIYYSTCSLVYVMPFPDNMVIMKQILSVFYNIAVPMINPLVYSLRNNEIRKAYQKLLKTK; this is encoded by the exons atgACGATAGGCTCCCACCCAGCCAAACATCATCCTCGGGTATCGTATGCTGGTAAG TTGAACT ATATCTGCTACACCACAGTCGTTATCCCTAATCTCCTCTACATATTACTATCTGGCGATGACCTGTTATCTGTCACCCAGTGCTTCTCCCAGATCTACTTCTTCATTGCATGTGCCAGTGCAGAGGTGACACTTCTCTTTGTGATGGGATTTGACCG GTTGACATTTAATAAAGTTGTAAGTATTAAAAATTTCTTCTGTGATATCATGGACATCTTCAATGCTTCTTGTGGTGGCAGCAATGAGTTTAACATCTTGATATATGCAGATCTTGTGGTCTTTGGTCTCTTCCCAGTCTTTTGCAATGTGTTGTCCTATGTGAATATTGTCCGTGTGATTGTACGGATTAAGTCAAAGAAAGGAAGGAGAAAAACTTTCTCCACCTGCTTGTCCCATCTCATCGTCATGACAATTTACTACTCAACATGTTCTCTGGTGTATGTTATGCCATTCCCAGACAACATGGTGATCATGAAGCAGATCTTATCGGTGTTTTATAATATAGCGGTTCCCATGATCAATCCCCTTGTCTACAGTCTACGCAACAATGAAATCAGAAAAGCTTATCAAAAGTTGTTAAAGACTAAATGA